In Romboutsia lituseburensis, a genomic segment contains:
- a CDS encoding TrkA C-terminal domain-containing protein, with translation MRTVATFIICLIIFLIIIDIFAVLFRLTGLSREKARFQVISLLTSTGYTTRESELITQHPVRRKLASALMVVSYVSTLTFISFLVNMLSNSLINIKSLSAIILFVICAVFFFKSPILDVLEDLIEHLIEKSYLWKKSNPKYLNFITKHRGYSICEVYLEESCDLIGKSIKESKLSSIEIKVLSIDKGYEIINFPKTYYIFQENDKLMVYGNTKNIKNKFY, from the coding sequence ATGAGAACTGTTGCAACGTTTATAATATGTTTAATAATTTTTTTAATAATAATTGATATATTTGCAGTATTATTTAGATTAACAGGTCTGAGTAGAGAAAAAGCTAGGTTTCAAGTAATATCACTTCTTACAAGTACAGGATATACAACAAGGGAAAGCGAATTAATAACTCAGCACCCAGTAAGAAGAAAATTAGCTAGTGCTTTAATGGTAGTAAGTTATGTAAGTACTTTAACATTTATATCATTTTTAGTTAATATGCTATCAAATAGTTTAATTAATATAAAATCATTATCGGCAATAATATTATTTGTGATATGTGCAGTATTTTTTTTTAAAAGCCCTATATTAGATGTATTAGAAGATTTAATAGAGCATTTAATAGAGAAATCTTATCTATGGAAAAAATCAAATCCTAAGTATTTAAATTTTATTACAAAGCATAGAGGATATTCTATATGCGAAGTATATTTAGAAGAAAGCTGCGACTTAATAGGAAAGAGTATAAAAGAAAGTAAGCTAAGCAGTATAGAAATTAAAGTTTTAAGTATTGACAAGGGATATGAAATTATAAACTTTCCTAAAACTTACTATATATTTCAAGAAAATGATAAGCTTATGGTATATGGAAATACAAAAAACATAAAAAATAAATTTTATTAA
- a CDS encoding DUF1667 domain-containing protein has product MANITCIVCPMGCPLVVTKTDDGYKVEGNTCKRGEKYGVEELTNPKRVITSTVKLEKSYLNLLPVKTQDSIPKDMMFEIMEVLDTIKVSAPINVGDVIVENILNTGINIVSAKTVEEVSA; this is encoded by the coding sequence ATGGCAAATATAACTTGTATAGTTTGTCCAATGGGATGTCCATTGGTAGTAACTAAAACAGATGATGGATATAAAGTAGAAGGAAATACTTGTAAGAGAGGGGAAAAGTATGGAGTAGAAGAATTAACTAACCCTAAACGAGTTATAACTTCAACTGTAAAACTTGAAAAATCATATTTAAACTTACTTCCTGTCAAAACACAAGATTCAATACCTAAAGATATGATGTTTGAAATAATGGAAGTGCTAGATACTATAAAAGTAAGCGCACCAATAAATGTAGGCGATGTTATAGTAGAAAATATATTAAATACAGGCATTAATATAGTAAGTGCAAAAACTGTTGAAGAAGTAAGTGCATAA
- a CDS encoding NAD(P)/FAD-dependent oxidoreductase yields the protein MKYNVVVVGGGPAGLGAAVEAKKNGAKDVLIIERDRELGGILNQCIHNGFGLHEFKEELTGPEYAQRFIEMAKSENIDYMLNTMVLNISEDKTIEALGEDGLINIKADAIVLAMGCRERTRGAIDIPGYRPAGVYNAGAAQRLSNMEGYMVGKEVVIYGSGDIGLIMARRMTLEGAKVKAVVEVNPHSSGLTRNIVQCLNDFNIPLMLSTGISNIHGKQRVEGITLSKLDSNRNPIEGTEEFIKCDTVLLSVGLIPENELSVEAGVKLDTRTSGPIVRNSMETNIDGVFACGNVVHVHDLVDFVTKESRIAGKNAALYYLNKLENKETVSTVANEGITYIVPQNIDTSCGEDVNLFMRVRSIFKNKKLVVRSNDKVILEKRRPHMIPSEMENIKIGKDLFKDITGDITVSVEEA from the coding sequence TTGAAATATAATGTAGTAGTAGTTGGTGGAGGACCAGCAGGATTAGGAGCAGCGGTAGAAGCTAAAAAAAATGGAGCTAAAGATGTACTTATAATAGAAAGAGATAGAGAACTAGGTGGTATACTTAACCAATGTATTCATAATGGATTTGGACTACATGAATTTAAAGAAGAACTAACTGGTCCTGAATATGCTCAAAGATTTATAGAAATGGCTAAAAGTGAAAATATAGATTATATGTTAAATACTATGGTTCTTAATATAAGTGAAGATAAAACTATAGAAGCATTAGGAGAAGATGGTTTAATAAATATCAAAGCAGATGCAATAGTTTTAGCTATGGGGTGTAGAGAAAGAACTAGAGGTGCTATAGATATACCAGGATATAGACCAGCCGGTGTGTATAATGCTGGAGCAGCACAAAGACTTAGTAATATGGAAGGATATATGGTAGGAAAAGAAGTTGTTATATACGGATCAGGTGATATTGGTCTTATAATGGCAAGACGTATGACTTTAGAAGGTGCGAAAGTCAAAGCGGTAGTAGAAGTCAACCCTCACTCAAGTGGTTTAACTAGAAATATAGTTCAATGTTTAAATGATTTTAATATACCTTTAATGTTAAGCACAGGAATATCTAATATTCATGGAAAGCAAAGAGTAGAAGGTATAACTTTATCTAAACTTGATAGTAATAGAAACCCAATAGAAGGAACTGAAGAATTTATAAAATGTGATACAGTACTTCTTTCAGTAGGGCTTATTCCTGAAAATGAATTAAGTGTTGAAGCAGGTGTTAAATTAGATACAAGAACAAGTGGACCAATAGTTAGAAATAGTATGGAAACTAACATAGATGGAGTATTTGCTTGCGGAAATGTTGTTCATGTTCACGACTTAGTTGATTTTGTTACAAAGGAAAGTAGAATAGCAGGTAAGAATGCTGCGCTTTACTATTTAAATAAATTAGAGAATAAAGAAACTGTAAGCACAGTTGCTAACGAAGGTATAACATATATAGTTCCACAAAATATAGATACAAGTTGTGGTGAAGATGTTAACTTATTTATGAGAGTAAGATCAATTTTCAAAAACAAAAAATTAGTAGTAAGAAGTAATGATAAAGTTATTTTAGAAAAGAGACGACCTCACATGATACCATCAGAGATGGAAAATATTAAAATAGGAAAAGATTTATTTAAAGATATTACAGGGGATATAACTGTAAGTGTAGAGGAGGCGTAA
- a CDS encoding NAD(P)/FAD-dependent oxidoreductase: protein MYDIAIIGAGISGSSIARELSKYNLKTLVLEKGVEVCQGTTKANSAIVHGGFDAKEGSLKAKLNVAGNKLYPQLCKELDVEFKRNGALVLAFDEEDKKHIKDLYDRGLVNKAEGLKLLNKEEVIEIEPNVNKNVAGALLCESSGIVCPFNLNVALMENAITNGVELKLQSKVIDIKKENDIFNIKLENDEVIKSKYVINAAGVYSDKINNMVGGDEYYIIPRKGQYKVLDKSDGKMVNHTLFQCPTEKGKGVLVTQTVHGNLLVGPNATPVEDKEDISTSRDGINEIVENSRKSIENIDFRKTITSFSGLRATPSTGDFMIFASQKCKNFINVGGIESPGLASAPAVSRYVVELLEQEGLDLVKNQKFNPVRKKNKPFSHMTKEERDEVIKQDENHKKIICRCETVTEAEIIDAIHRPCGARTVDGIKRRVRPGMGRCQGGFCGPKVVEIIARELKIPVEEVLKDYEKSNMVIGKVKELRGELVEI, encoded by the coding sequence ATGTATGATATAGCAATAATAGGAGCTGGAATTAGTGGGAGTTCAATAGCTCGTGAATTATCTAAATACAACTTAAAAACATTAGTACTAGAAAAGGGAGTAGAAGTATGCCAAGGCACTACTAAGGCAAATAGTGCGATAGTACATGGTGGGTTTGATGCAAAAGAAGGTAGTTTAAAAGCAAAATTAAATGTAGCAGGAAATAAGCTTTATCCACAACTTTGCAAAGAATTAGATGTAGAATTTAAACGAAATGGAGCTTTAGTATTAGCATTTGATGAAGAAGATAAAAAACATATAAAAGATCTTTATGATAGAGGGCTAGTTAACAAGGCAGAAGGTCTTAAACTTTTAAATAAAGAAGAAGTAATTGAAATAGAGCCTAATGTAAATAAAAATGTAGCGGGAGCTTTACTATGTGAAAGTTCAGGGATAGTTTGCCCATTTAATTTAAATGTAGCTCTTATGGAAAATGCTATAACTAATGGAGTAGAGCTTAAGCTACAGTCAAAAGTTATAGATATAAAAAAAGAAAATGATATTTTTAATATAAAATTAGAAAATGACGAAGTTATAAAGTCTAAATACGTAATAAATGCAGCAGGAGTATACTCAGATAAAATAAATAATATGGTAGGTGGAGATGAATACTATATAATACCAAGAAAAGGTCAATACAAAGTATTAGACAAGTCAGATGGTAAAATGGTAAATCATACATTATTCCAATGTCCAACAGAAAAGGGTAAAGGAGTACTTGTGACTCAAACTGTTCATGGAAACCTATTAGTCGGTCCTAATGCTACACCAGTAGAAGACAAAGAAGATATATCAACAAGTAGAGATGGAATAAATGAAATCGTAGAAAATTCAAGAAAAAGCATTGAAAATATAGACTTTAGAAAAACCATTACATCTTTCTCTGGTCTTAGAGCAACACCTAGTACAGGAGACTTTATGATATTTGCATCTCAAAAATGCAAAAACTTTATAAATGTAGGTGGTATAGAATCACCAGGTCTTGCTTCAGCACCAGCTGTTTCTAGATATGTAGTTGAACTACTAGAACAGGAAGGATTAGATCTTGTAAAAAATCAAAAATTTAATCCTGTAAGAAAGAAAAATAAACCATTCTCTCATATGACTAAAGAAGAAAGAGATGAAGTAATAAAACAAGATGAAAATCATAAAAAAATAATTTGCAGATGTGAAACTGTAACAGAAGCAGAGATAATAGATGCAATTCATAGACCATGTGGTGCAAGAACTGTGGATGGGATAAAAAGAAGAGTTAGACCTGGAATGGGTAGATGCCAAGGCGGTTTTTGTGGACCAAAAGTAGTAGAGATAATAGCTAGAGAATTGAAGATTCCAGTAGAAGAAGTTTTAAAAGATTATGAAAAATCAAATATGGTTATAGGAAAAGTAAAAGAGTTAAGGGGTGAGTTAGTTGAAATATAA
- the glpK gene encoding glycerol kinase GlpK — protein sequence MEKKYIMSLDQGTTSSRAILFDKQGNIVATSQKEFTQFYPNAGWVEHNPMEIWGSQSGVMREVLETNSIRPDEVCAIGITNQRETTIVWDKNTGKPVYNAIVWQCRRTSQICDELEAKGYKGLIKEKTGLILDAYFSATKIKWILDNVEGAREKAENGDLLFGTVDTWLIWNLTRGKVHVTDYSNAARTMLYNIKELKWDDEILEILNIPKSMLPEVKPSSCIYGYTDEGMLSGAQIPIAGCAGDQQAALFGQTCFEEGSAKNTYGTGCFMLMNTGEKMVESKNGLLTTIAWGVDGKVEYALEGSIFIGGASIQWLRDELRVLYDAKQSEFYAESVKDTNGVYVVPAFAGLGAPYWDMYARGAIMGLTRGSNRAHLVRATLESIAYQVKDVLNAMQEDSGLKLKGLKVDGGASANNFLMQFQSDILDANINRPKVVETTALGAAYLAGLAVGFYDSKEDIKNSWVIDKEFMPNMSEAKRNVLYKGWKKAVERSLDWAREDEEFAKELATVEN from the coding sequence ATGGAAAAAAAATATATAATGTCTTTAGACCAAGGAACTACAAGTTCAAGAGCTATATTATTTGATAAACAAGGAAATATAGTAGCTACTTCTCAAAAAGAGTTTACTCAATTTTATCCAAATGCTGGTTGGGTAGAGCATAACCCAATGGAAATATGGGGAAGCCAAAGTGGCGTAATGAGAGAAGTTTTAGAAACTAACTCAATAAGACCAGATGAAGTTTGTGCCATAGGTATAACAAATCAAAGAGAAACAACTATAGTATGGGATAAAAATACAGGAAAGCCAGTATATAATGCTATAGTATGGCAATGTAGAAGAACATCTCAAATATGTGATGAATTAGAAGCTAAAGGATACAAAGGTTTAATAAAAGAAAAAACAGGACTTATACTAGATGCTTATTTCTCAGCAACTAAAATAAAATGGATACTTGATAACGTTGAAGGTGCTAGAGAAAAAGCTGAAAATGGAGATTTATTATTTGGAACAGTTGATACATGGTTAATATGGAATTTAACTCGTGGAAAAGTGCACGTTACTGATTATTCAAATGCAGCAAGAACAATGCTTTATAATATAAAAGAATTAAAATGGGATGATGAAATCCTTGAAATACTAAACATACCAAAGAGTATGCTACCAGAAGTTAAGCCATCAAGTTGTATATATGGATATACTGATGAAGGTATGCTATCAGGAGCACAAATTCCAATAGCAGGATGTGCAGGAGATCAGCAGGCAGCATTATTTGGGCAAACTTGTTTTGAAGAAGGTAGTGCGAAAAACACTTATGGAACAGGATGCTTTATGTTAATGAATACAGGCGAAAAAATGGTTGAGTCTAAAAATGGACTATTAACAACTATAGCTTGGGGTGTAGATGGAAAAGTTGAATACGCCTTAGAAGGAAGTATATTTATAGGTGGAGCAAGTATACAATGGTTAAGAGATGAACTTAGAGTTTTATATGATGCAAAACAAAGTGAATTTTACGCAGAAAGTGTAAAAGATACTAATGGAGTATATGTAGTACCAGCATTTGCAGGATTAGGAGCACCTTATTGGGATATGTATGCAAGAGGTGCTATAATGGGATTAACTCGTGGATCTAATAGAGCACATTTAGTTCGTGCTACTTTAGAATCTATTGCATATCAAGTTAAGGATGTACTAAATGCAATGCAAGAGGACTCAGGTCTTAAATTAAAAGGATTAAAAGTTGATGGTGGAGCAAGTGCTAACAATTTCTTAATGCAATTCCAATCTGATATATTAGATGCTAATATCAATAGACCTAAAGTTGTTGAAACAACTGCATTAGGAGCTGCATATTTGGCAGGTCTTGCAGTAGGATTCTATGATAGTAAGGAAGATATTAAAAACTCTTGGGTAATAGATAAAGAGTTTATGCCTAATATGAGTGAGGCTAAGAGAAACGTATTATATAAAGGATGGAAAAAAGCAGTTGAAAGAAGTTTAGATTGGGCAAGAGAAGATGAAGAATTTGCAAAAGAATTAGCAACTGTAGAAAATTAA
- a CDS encoding MIP/aquaporin family protein — translation MKKTLMGECISEFIGSWILIFIGCGSVASLVLNGASISQWEIGIIWGLAVTMAIYITGAVSGTHINPAVTIALMVYRDFPKKKVIPYIVAQVLGCFVGAATVYFLFKNLFISYEATNNIVRASADGLATAGVFSTYPHAQISTLGALFVEIIITMFLVMVILAVGDAKNANRPGANLAPIMIGLTIAIIGASFGVLTGFAMNPSRDLGPKLFAMIAGWGVDALGPNMYFWVPIVGPIIGGLLAGFVFDKGVRKYMEDEEVSESAK, via the coding sequence TTGAAAAAAACATTAATGGGAGAGTGCATATCTGAATTTATAGGATCTTGGATACTTATATTTATTGGGTGTGGTTCTGTAGCTTCGCTAGTATTAAATGGAGCAAGTATTTCGCAATGGGAGATAGGCATCATATGGGGATTAGCAGTAACAATGGCAATATACATAACAGGCGCAGTATCAGGTACTCATATAAATCCAGCTGTTACAATAGCTTTGATGGTTTATAGAGATTTCCCTAAAAAGAAAGTAATACCATACATAGTTGCTCAAGTTCTAGGGTGTTTTGTAGGTGCAGCAACTGTATACTTCTTATTTAAAAACCTATTTATATCTTACGAAGCTACTAACAATATAGTAAGAGCTAGTGCAGATGGTCTTGCTACAGCAGGAGTATTCTCTACATATCCACATGCTCAAATAAGTACTTTAGGCGCTTTATTTGTAGAGATAATAATAACAATGTTTTTAGTAATGGTAATTTTAGCAGTAGGTGACGCTAAAAATGCTAACAGACCAGGCGCTAACTTAGCACCAATTATGATAGGTTTGACAATAGCTATAATAGGAGCTAGTTTTGGAGTATTAACAGGATTTGCAATGAATCCATCAAGAGACTTAGGACCTAAATTATTTGCTATGATAGCTGGATGGGGTGTAGATGCTCTAGGACCTAACATGTATTTCTGGGTGCCAATAGTTGGACCAATTATAGGTGGATTACTTGCAGGATTTGTATTTGATAAAGGTGTAAGAAAATACATGGAAGATGAAGAAGTTTCAGAAAGCGCAAAATAA
- a CDS encoding glycerol-3-phosphate responsive antiterminator: MRELLEMNPIIGAIKNDKDIEDVIKSDCDIVFLLTGDILTLKEKIAYLHKNNKKVFVHVDMISGISSSPVIVDYIKKDLDLDGIITTKTNIVKRAIELDLRVVQRFFFIDSMSLENAIDSLKRVKPQAIEIMPGIIPKVIKKMHKTFPSIPIICGGLINEKDEIIKVLSSGGMAVSTTEKNMW, from the coding sequence ATGAGAGAACTATTAGAAATGAATCCTATAATAGGAGCTATAAAAAATGATAAAGATATAGAAGATGTTATTAAATCAGATTGTGATATTGTGTTTTTATTAACAGGAGATATCTTAACTTTAAAGGAAAAAATAGCATACTTACATAAGAATAATAAAAAAGTATTTGTGCATGTAGACATGATATCTGGCATATCATCAAGTCCAGTGATCGTAGATTATATAAAAAAAGACTTAGATTTAGATGGAATAATAACAACAAAAACAAATATTGTTAAAAGAGCGATAGAATTAGATTTAAGAGTCGTGCAAAGGTTTTTCTTTATAGACTCAATGTCTTTGGAAAATGCAATAGATAGCTTAAAAAGGGTTAAGCCTCAAGCGATAGAAATTATGCCAGGAATAATTCCTAAAGTAATTAAAAAAATGCATAAAACTTTTCCGAGCATTCCTATTATCTGTGGAGGTTTGATAAACGAGAAAGATGAAATAATAAAGGTATTATCATCAGGTGGTATGGCGGTATCGACTACAGAAAAAAATATGTGGTAA
- a CDS encoding HAD family hydrolase, with amino-acid sequence MKKYKSVIFDIDGTILDTAKMNLIPLMKLIKEEKNKDMDYEDLLFALGLPGKKTLEQLEFENVEKSYEKWVRYVNEYEEGATLYTNMDKVIKDIHSKNVLCGIVSSKNKSQYEIDFMPTGLHDYMNVVILENDTKNHKPHPEPLEKIIKMMEIDKESTIYIGDSVGDYKCAKACNIDFGLASWGAVDAKNIDAQIILEKPEDLLKFI; translated from the coding sequence ATGAAAAAATACAAAAGTGTTATATTTGATATAGATGGAACAATATTAGATACAGCAAAGATGAATCTAATTCCTCTTATGAAGCTTATAAAAGAAGAAAAAAACAAAGATATGGATTATGAAGATTTATTATTTGCTCTAGGCCTTCCAGGTAAAAAGACGCTAGAACAATTGGAATTTGAAAATGTAGAAAAATCATATGAAAAATGGGTAAGATATGTAAATGAATATGAAGAAGGTGCAACTTTGTACACTAATATGGATAAAGTTATAAAAGATATACACTCTAAAAATGTATTATGTGGAATTGTTAGTTCAAAAAATAAATCACAATACGAAATAGATTTTATGCCAACAGGGCTTCATGATTATATGAATGTTGTAATTTTAGAAAATGATACAAAAAATCATAAGCCACATCCAGAGCCATTAGAAAAAATTATAAAAATGATGGAAATAGATAAAGAATCTACTATCTATATAGGAGACTCAGTTGGTGATTATAAATGTGCAAAAGCATGTAACATTGATTTTGGTTTAGCATCATGGGGGGCAGTAGATGCTAAAAATATAGATGCACAAATAATTTTAGAAAAGCCAGAAGACTTATTAAAGTTTATATAA
- a CDS encoding peptidylprolyl isomerase, producing MTTKRKKGFLASILAGALALVGCSSNESSVDEVRTPPKELPVATIVFKDFGTVEAELYPHIAPNTVNNFIELSNSGFYDGLTFHRVIKDFMIQGGDPDGTGMGGPGYSIKGEFTKNKFKNDLAHTEGVLSMARSQSKDSAGSQFFIVTKDASHLDGQYASFGKVTKGMDIIHEIENVETGANDKPVKDVVIKSIKVDTKGVEYPAPDKM from the coding sequence ATGACTACTAAAAGAAAAAAAGGATTTTTGGCAAGTATACTTGCAGGAGCTTTAGCTTTGGTTGGATGTTCATCGAATGAATCAAGTGTTGATGAAGTAAGAACTCCACCAAAGGAATTACCAGTTGCCACTATAGTATTTAAAGATTTTGGAACTGTTGAAGCAGAACTTTATCCTCATATAGCTCCAAATACTGTAAATAATTTCATTGAACTATCTAATAGTGGTTTTTATGATGGACTTACATTCCATAGAGTTATAAAAGATTTTATGATTCAAGGTGGTGATCCTGATGGAACTGGTATGGGTGGACCAGGATATAGTATAAAAGGTGAATTTACAAAAAACAAATTTAAAAACGACTTAGCTCATACTGAAGGTGTTTTATCTATGGCTAGAAGTCAAAGTAAAGATAGCGCTGGAAGTCAGTTCTTTATAGTAACTAAAGATGCTTCTCATCTAGATGGCCAATATGCTTCTTTTGGTAAGGTTACAAAAGGAATGGATATTATTCATGAAATAGAAAATGTTGAAACAGGTGCTAATGATAAACCTGTTAAAGATGTTGTAATAAAGTCTATTAAAGTTGATACTAAAGGAGTTGAATATCCTGCTCCTGATAAAATGTAA
- the add gene encoding adenosine deaminase: MTKKLPKIELHCHLDGSVRANTIIDIAKNEDITLPSLDENEIKKLVQVPEDCTSLNEYLKRFDLPNMIMQTKEGLERVAFELLEDAASENVKYIEIRFAPQLHTQEGLNFKEIIQSVINGINKAEKIYDIRGNIILSCLRHMSVEDADLTVESGKEFLNKGVVAIDLAGPEEEGFAVKFKSVIDKARGYGYKVTIHAGEAASGQNVIDAIKLLGAQRIGHGVRIKDMKEAYDLVKSNNVVLEMCPTSNIQTKAIEDFRQYPLLDFYKDDIKVTLNTDNRTVSNIDLTDEIKLISDNFGFSNDDYKKIYLNSIDAIFADEETKAWLRAFI, from the coding sequence ATGACGAAAAAATTACCAAAAATAGAGTTACATTGCCATTTAGATGGAAGCGTTAGAGCAAACACTATAATAGATATAGCTAAAAATGAAGATATAACATTACCATCTTTGGATGAAAATGAAATAAAAAAGTTAGTTCAAGTACCTGAGGATTGTACATCGCTTAATGAATATTTAAAAAGATTTGATTTACCTAATATGATAATGCAAACTAAGGAAGGTTTAGAAAGAGTAGCGTTTGAATTATTAGAGGATGCAGCTAGTGAAAATGTTAAATATATAGAAATAAGATTTGCTCCACAACTTCATACTCAAGAAGGATTAAACTTTAAAGAAATAATCCAAAGCGTTATAAATGGGATAAATAAAGCTGAAAAGATATATGATATAAGGGGAAATATTATATTATCTTGTTTAAGACATATGAGTGTAGAGGATGCTGACTTAACAGTAGAGTCAGGAAAAGAATTTTTAAATAAAGGTGTAGTGGCTATAGATTTAGCAGGTCCAGAAGAGGAAGGTTTTGCAGTTAAATTTAAATCAGTAATTGATAAAGCAAGAGGTTATGGGTATAAAGTTACTATTCATGCAGGTGAGGCTGCAAGTGGTCAAAATGTAATAGATGCAATAAAGTTACTAGGAGCCCAAAGAATAGGTCATGGTGTTAGAATTAAAGATATGAAAGAAGCTTATGATTTAGTAAAAAGCAATAACGTAGTATTAGAAATGTGTCCTACTAGTAATATACAAACTAAAGCTATAGAAGATTTCAGACAATATCCATTATTAGATTTTTATAAAGATGATATAAAGGTTACATTGAATACAGACAATAGAACAGTTTCAAATATAGATTTAACTGATGAAATAAAATTAATATCTGATAATTTTGGATTTAGTAATGATGATTATAAAAAAATATACCTAAACAGTATAGATGCTATATTTGCAGATGAAGAAACTAAAGCATGGTTAAGAGCTTTTATATAA